A genomic window from Qipengyuania oceanensis includes:
- a CDS encoding invasion associated locus B family protein, translating to MRGTFAALAALGLLASPLAARDSLGIFGSWGAFRDANIPRCYAIAQASEGAGYFSVGTWPLRKIRGQVHVRLSASPRQGSAVTLSLAGRRFPLQSRANNAWAADPAMDAAIVAAMRSATALTVSFRDAQGNRVRDRYELPGVASALDAATVACARR from the coding sequence ATGAGGGGCACATTCGCCGCACTCGCAGCACTGGGGCTGCTCGCAAGTCCGCTCGCCGCGCGCGACAGCCTCGGGATCTTCGGAAGTTGGGGTGCCTTTCGCGATGCCAATATCCCGCGCTGCTATGCCATCGCGCAAGCCAGCGAGGGCGCCGGATACTTCAGCGTGGGAACCTGGCCGCTGCGCAAAATCCGCGGGCAGGTCCACGTCCGGCTCTCGGCATCGCCGAGGCAGGGGAGCGCCGTCACCCTTTCTCTGGCCGGGCGCCGCTTCCCCCTCCAATCTCGCGCAAACAACGCCTGGGCCGCCGACCCGGCGATGGATGCGGCAATCGTCGCGGCGATGCGTTCGGCTACCGCGCTGACCGTCAGCTTCCGCGACGCGCAGGGCAATCGCGTGCGCGACAGGTACGAACTGCCGGGCGTTGCCAGTGCCCTCGATGCAGCGACAGTGGCCTGCGCCAGAAGATAG
- a CDS encoding outer membrane protein produces MKKIAILAAATSAAAFATPALAQDNTPFTGPRVEALVGYDIVKAGSSVDDDGNDNNDQSMEGINYGAGIGYDFNAGGVVLGVEAEYMDSSADTDFENGDFEGFGFGNVNANRDLYIGARVGVPVQPDLLLYAKGGYTNAKFDVRSNDGTTEFNQDIDTDGWRVGAGVEYATSNNMFVKAEYRYSKYEEAEIDFGGDIPDSDRFDIDTDRHQFVVGVGFRF; encoded by the coding sequence ATGAAGAAGATTGCAATCCTCGCCGCCGCCACTTCGGCCGCTGCCTTCGCCACCCCGGCTCTCGCGCAGGACAACACGCCGTTCACCGGCCCCCGCGTCGAAGCCCTGGTCGGCTATGACATCGTCAAGGCCGGCAGCAGCGTCGATGACGACGGCAACGACAACAACGACCAGTCGATGGAAGGCATCAACTACGGCGCCGGCATCGGCTACGACTTCAACGCCGGCGGCGTCGTCCTCGGCGTCGAGGCCGAATACATGGACTCGAGCGCCGATACCGATTTCGAGAACGGTGACTTCGAAGGCTTCGGCTTCGGCAACGTCAATGCCAACCGCGACCTCTACATCGGCGCGCGCGTCGGCGTTCCGGTCCAGCCCGACCTGCTGCTCTACGCCAAGGGCGGCTACACCAACGCCAAGTTCGACGTGCGTTCGAACGACGGAACGACCGAGTTCAACCAGGACATCGATACCGATGGCTGGCGCGTGGGTGCTGGCGTGGAATACGCTACCAGCAACAACATGTTCGTGAAGGCCGAGTACCGCTACTCGAAGTACGAGGAAGCCGAGATCGATTTCGGCGGCGATATCCCGGATAGCGACCGCTTCGACATCGACACCGACCGCCACCAGTTCGTGGTCGGCGTGGGCTTCCGCTTCTAA
- the rlmN gene encoding 23S rRNA (adenine(2503)-C(2))-methyltransferase RlmN: MADTHLMSIPGQVDPVPVARDITPRADGKLDLLGLPKARIRDLFADAGLDAKQAKLRAKQVFHWIYHRGVTDFEAMTDIAKTMRPWLAERFVIGRPDVVEAQHSTDGTRKWLLRTADGHEFEMVFIPDADRGTLCVSSQVGCTLNCRFCHTGTMKLVRNLTPGEIVGQVMLARDALGEWPKGSMAGLEDAEDAGHYTSDGRLLTNIVMMGMGEPLYNFDNVRDALTLVMDGDGLALSKRRITLSTSGVVPMMARCGEEIGVNLAVSLHAVTKEIRDEIVPINKKYGIEELLQACADYPGASNARRITFEYVMLKDKNDSDKDARELVRLIKQFDLPAKVNLIPFNPWPGANYECSSPERIRAFSDIVFEAGISAPVRTPRGRDIDAACGQLKTAAEKKSRAQRDREAAEAEAHA; encoded by the coding sequence ATGGCCGATACCCATCTGATGAGCATTCCGGGACAAGTGGACCCGGTCCCCGTGGCGCGCGACATCACACCGCGCGCGGACGGCAAGCTCGACCTGCTCGGCCTGCCCAAGGCGCGCATCCGCGACCTGTTCGCCGATGCCGGGCTCGATGCGAAGCAAGCCAAGCTGCGCGCCAAGCAGGTATTTCACTGGATCTATCATCGCGGCGTTACCGACTTCGAGGCGATGACCGATATCGCCAAGACCATGCGCCCTTGGCTCGCGGAGCGCTTTGTCATCGGGCGGCCCGACGTGGTCGAGGCGCAGCATTCGACCGATGGCACGCGCAAGTGGCTGCTCCGCACTGCAGACGGTCACGAATTCGAGATGGTCTTCATTCCCGACGCCGATCGCGGAACCCTGTGCGTCTCGAGCCAGGTCGGCTGCACCCTCAACTGCCGCTTCTGCCACACCGGCACCATGAAACTGGTCCGCAATCTAACTCCGGGCGAGATCGTCGGTCAGGTCATGCTGGCGCGCGATGCGCTCGGCGAATGGCCGAAAGGAAGCATGGCGGGCCTCGAGGATGCTGAGGATGCGGGTCATTACACTTCCGATGGACGCCTGCTCACCAATATCGTCATGATGGGCATGGGCGAACCGCTCTATAATTTCGACAATGTCCGCGATGCGCTGACCTTGGTGATGGATGGCGACGGCCTTGCCCTGTCGAAGCGCCGCATCACGCTTTCGACCAGCGGCGTCGTCCCGATGATGGCCAGGTGCGGCGAAGAGATCGGCGTAAATCTCGCCGTCTCGCTCCACGCGGTAACCAAGGAAATCCGCGACGAGATCGTGCCGATCAACAAGAAGTACGGCATCGAGGAATTGCTTCAGGCATGCGCCGACTATCCGGGCGCCAGCAATGCGCGGCGGATCACGTTCGAATATGTGATGCTCAAGGACAAGAACGACAGCGACAAGGATGCACGCGAACTCGTTCGCCTGATCAAGCAGTTCGACCTGCCCGCCAAGGTCAATCTCATCCCGTTCAACCCGTGGCCCGGCGCGAATTACGAATGCTCCAGCCCGGAGCGGATCAGGGCGTTCTCCGACATCGTCTTCGAAGCGGGTATCAGCGCGCCGGTACGCACTCCGCGTGGCCGCGACATCGATGCGGCCTGCGGCCAACTCAAGACGGCGGCGGAAAAGAAGAGCCGCGCCCAGCGCGACAGAGAAGCAGCCGAAGCCGAAGCCCACGCGTGA
- a CDS encoding methyltransferase domain-containing protein, whose amino-acid sequence MSGDEATIAFYQREAPHYTASGAQAQSRHLDAFLDRLDAGARILELGCGGGRDAAHMASRGFSVDPTDGTPAMVRKARERWGLPARLMRFDELEAIGEYDAVWAHASLLHCPRDALPSVLGRIHRALTPGGWHFANFKLGAGEDRDTFGRLYNFPDREWLRARYEDIAGWQIVEASEYLGGGFDNIARDWLALTVRRDNAQKVLPT is encoded by the coding sequence GTGAGCGGCGACGAAGCGACGATTGCCTTCTACCAGCGCGAGGCGCCGCATTACACGGCGAGCGGCGCTCAGGCGCAGAGCCGACATCTGGACGCGTTTCTCGATCGTCTCGATGCTGGCGCACGGATCCTCGAGTTGGGCTGCGGCGGCGGGCGGGATGCTGCGCACATGGCCAGTCGCGGGTTCAGCGTCGATCCGACCGACGGCACGCCGGCCATGGTCAGAAAGGCACGGGAGCGCTGGGGCCTCCCGGCACGCCTCATGCGCTTCGACGAGCTGGAGGCAATTGGCGAATACGACGCGGTCTGGGCGCATGCGAGCCTGCTGCACTGCCCTCGCGATGCACTGCCATCGGTGCTCGGGCGCATCCATCGCGCGCTGACGCCCGGCGGATGGCATTTCGCCAATTTCAAGCTCGGCGCCGGCGAGGATCGCGATACCTTTGGCCGGCTTTACAATTTCCCCGACCGGGAATGGCTGCGTGCACGGTATGAAGACATCGCGGGCTGGCAAATCGTGGAAGCGTCGGAATATCTCGGCGGCGGCTTCGACAACATAGCGCGTGACTGGCTGGCCCTGACCGTTCGCCGCGATAATGCGCAGAAAGTCTTGCCGACATGA
- a CDS encoding MOSC domain-containing protein, protein MKVTIDAICAGRAHPLASGKRSGIAKSPLSGTVVIGLRGLAGDVQVDRRHHGYPAMALHHLPFEHHEWMAARFADPEPLGAAGGLGENLSSTGLLEPDVRIGDRFRLGTALIEVTQPRQPCATIEQHLQRKGVVKAMVAAARSGWFYRVLEEGIAQAGDAFVLVERGHPEWSVERAFRCVYAKPGGSESELRELAALDRVSDRLIHDIAKRISL, encoded by the coding sequence ATGAAGGTAACGATCGACGCCATCTGCGCCGGGCGCGCGCACCCTCTCGCCAGCGGCAAGCGAAGCGGCATCGCGAAATCGCCCTTGTCGGGCACGGTCGTGATCGGCCTGCGTGGCCTGGCGGGCGACGTACAAGTCGATCGCCGACATCACGGCTATCCCGCCATGGCGCTCCATCACCTGCCTTTCGAGCACCATGAATGGATGGCCGCCCGGTTCGCAGATCCGGAGCCGCTGGGGGCGGCAGGCGGTCTCGGCGAGAACCTGTCGAGCACCGGCCTGCTCGAACCCGATGTCCGCATCGGCGACCGTTTCCGGCTCGGCACGGCATTGATCGAAGTAACGCAGCCGCGTCAGCCGTGCGCCACCATCGAACAGCACCTGCAGCGAAAGGGCGTGGTAAAGGCGATGGTCGCCGCAGCGCGCTCTGGCTGGTTCTATCGGGTGCTGGAGGAAGGCATCGCGCAGGCCGGGGATGCTTTCGTTCTCGTAGAGCGTGGCCATCCGGAATGGTCAGTCGAGCGGGCCTTCCGCTGCGTCTATGCGAAGCCGGGCGGAAGCGAATCCGAGCTGCGCGAACTGGCCGCGCTGGACCGGGTTTCCGACCGCCTGATCCACGACATTGCAAAGCGGATTTCGCTTTAA
- a CDS encoding glycine zipper 2TM domain-containing protein, translating into MKKFALAFAAGTMAVTGLGMAAPAAADPPPWAPAHGKRAKDRHYDRYDRGSRVYDSRGYYYEPRRITRSSRMWRGDDGRYYCRRDNGTTGLVIGAGVGALAGHELAGRGDRTLGAILGGAVGAIVGREIDRGSLKCR; encoded by the coding sequence ATGAAGAAGTTCGCTCTCGCATTCGCCGCCGGCACGATGGCCGTGACCGGCCTGGGCATGGCAGCCCCCGCCGCCGCCGACCCGCCGCCATGGGCGCCGGCGCACGGCAAGCGCGCCAAGGATCGCCATTATGACCGCTACGATCGGGGTTCGCGCGTATATGACTCGCGTGGCTATTACTACGAGCCGCGCCGCATCACGCGCTCTAGCCGCATGTGGCGCGGTGACGACGGACGCTACTACTGCCGCCGCGACAATGGCACGACGGGCCTCGTCATCGGCGCTGGCGTGGGCGCGCTGGCCGGCCACGAACTCGCAGGGCGTGGCGATCGCACGCTCGGCGCCATTCTCGGCGGTGCGGTAGGCGCGATCGTCGGTCGCGAGATCGACCGCGGCAGCCTGAAGTGCCGCTAA
- a CDS encoding SDR family oxidoreductase, with the protein MGNDRPAVLITGGAKRIGAVLSRSFADVGWHVIIHYGSSASEAEALAASLPSAETVHVDLIDSDGAVSLVQSLAGRLSDWRLLINCAAVFEPDEGEILDWRKYRKANIVNARTPTMMAQAYLRSTSAREGRRVIQFTDQKLENPNPDFFSYTISKHAMDASIAMLAMQANDPRDRVYGLAPGAILPSHDQSEAETETSHRLNLLRRKTGADEVANACLFLADGHLASGQTIYVDSGQHLLSQPRDVIYLAREMENG; encoded by the coding sequence ATGGGAAATGACAGACCGGCAGTCCTGATCACGGGCGGTGCGAAGCGCATCGGCGCGGTCCTGTCCCGATCTTTCGCCGATGTCGGCTGGCACGTCATCATTCACTACGGCAGTTCCGCCAGCGAGGCCGAGGCGCTTGCCGCCTCCCTTCCCTCTGCCGAAACGGTGCATGTCGACCTGATCGATAGCGACGGCGCGGTTTCGCTGGTGCAATCCCTGGCTGGCCGGCTGTCCGACTGGCGCCTGCTCATCAATTGCGCTGCCGTTTTCGAGCCGGACGAAGGCGAGATCCTCGACTGGCGAAAGTACCGCAAGGCGAACATCGTCAATGCGCGCACGCCGACCATGATGGCGCAAGCCTATCTGCGCTCCACCTCTGCGCGCGAGGGGCGCAGGGTCATCCAGTTCACCGACCAGAAGCTGGAAAATCCGAACCCCGATTTCTTCAGCTATACCATCAGCAAGCATGCCATGGATGCGAGCATCGCCATGCTGGCCATGCAGGCGAACGATCCGCGCGACCGTGTCTACGGCCTTGCGCCCGGTGCGATCCTGCCGAGCCACGACCAGAGCGAGGCGGAAACCGAGACCAGCCATCGCCTGAACCTGCTGCGCCGCAAGACCGGTGCGGACGAGGTCGCAAACGCCTGCTTGTTCCTCGCCGACGGTCACCTGGCAAGTGGACAGACAATTTACGTCGACAGCGGGCAGCACCTGCTCAGCCAGCCGCGCGACGTAATCTACCTCGCGCGCGAAATGGAGAATGGATGA
- a CDS encoding cytochrome b/b6 domain-containing protein encodes MMRHALSTRLWHWINLICLVVLLMSGLNISNAHPRLYWGDWGFAPEQAWLHVPRFPQWMTIPDYYSLAQARSWHFLAAWPFALGLLFVWIAMLANRHFKRDVATTRREWRWSAIKADLVSHLKFDFDHGSGYNFLQKLAYGAVYGLFLPMMIFTGLAISPGIEPVLGWLVDLLGGRQSARSLHFIFAALTFGFFLVHIALVLATGPIKQICGMITGDRP; translated from the coding sequence ATGATGCGACATGCTCTCTCGACGCGGTTGTGGCACTGGATCAACCTGATCTGCTTGGTCGTGCTGTTGATGAGCGGCCTCAACATCTCGAACGCCCACCCGCGTCTCTACTGGGGCGACTGGGGCTTCGCACCCGAACAGGCCTGGCTGCACGTCCCGCGCTTTCCCCAGTGGATGACGATCCCGGATTACTACAGCCTCGCGCAGGCCCGCAGCTGGCATTTCCTCGCCGCCTGGCCCTTCGCGCTCGGCTTGCTGTTCGTCTGGATCGCAATGCTGGCGAACCGGCACTTCAAGCGCGATGTCGCGACCACACGCAGGGAATGGCGCTGGAGCGCGATCAAGGCGGATCTGGTGTCGCACCTCAAATTCGATTTCGACCACGGTAGCGGCTACAATTTCCTGCAGAAGCTTGCCTACGGCGCGGTCTACGGCCTGTTCCTGCCGATGATGATCTTCACCGGGCTCGCGATCAGCCCGGGTATCGAGCCCGTGCTCGGCTGGCTGGTCGATCTGCTCGGCGGACGCCAGAGCGCCAGATCGCTGCATTTCATTTTCGCCGCACTGACCTTCGGGTTCTTCCTCGTGCACATCGCGCTGGTACTTGCGACCGGGCCAATCAAACAGATCTGCGGAATGATCACGGGAGACAGGCCATGA
- a CDS encoding molybdopterin-binding protein, translated as MNRRTLLAGAAAFLAAGCSRIAKSGPGERLFALAENWHETAQKVLRGDALAPEFPRSAISPDFRGNGSTSVDTPEYAAQTATGFAGWQLEIGGLVEQPLTLNMDNIRRLPQRTQVTRHDCVEGWSAIGEWTGPQLGLLLEAAQVKPEAKFILFRCADTLGGDPYYESIDLDDAYHPQTIIAHALNGEPLPVKNGAPLRLRVERQLGYKQAKYLTGIEAVATLDGIGRGNGGYWEDRGYQWYAGL; from the coding sequence ATGAACCGTCGCACCTTGCTGGCAGGCGCTGCCGCATTCCTGGCCGCCGGCTGCTCCAGAATTGCCAAGTCCGGCCCCGGAGAGCGGTTGTTCGCCCTCGCCGAAAACTGGCACGAAACCGCACAGAAAGTCTTGCGGGGCGATGCTCTGGCACCGGAATTTCCCCGGTCGGCGATCTCGCCGGACTTTCGCGGGAACGGGTCCACCAGCGTCGATACCCCGGAATATGCGGCCCAGACGGCCACCGGATTCGCCGGCTGGCAGCTCGAAATCGGCGGCCTCGTGGAGCAACCGCTGACGCTCAACATGGACAATATCCGCCGCCTGCCCCAGCGCACCCAAGTCACCCGGCACGATTGTGTCGAAGGGTGGAGCGCCATCGGCGAATGGACCGGACCGCAACTCGGCCTGTTGCTGGAGGCGGCACAGGTCAAACCGGAAGCGAAGTTCATCCTGTTCCGCTGTGCCGACACGCTGGGCGGCGATCCCTATTACGAAAGCATCGACCTCGACGATGCGTACCATCCGCAGACGATCATCGCCCATGCGCTCAACGGCGAACCGCTACCGGTCAAGAACGGCGCGCCGCTGCGTCTGCGCGTCGAACGGCAACTCGGCTACAAGCAGGCAAAATATCTGACCGGTATCGAGGCGGTCGCGACGCTCGACGGTATCGGGCGCGGCAACGGCGGCTACTGGGAAGACCGCGGATATCAGTGGTATGCCGGCCTCTGA
- a CDS encoding DksA/TraR family C4-type zinc finger protein yields the protein MAGGWARDGAVQDQIDDTVSDAVSAARARLPSGESEQWCVECGEEIPEKRRAALPGVKRCVSCQSGVDSTARSSGINRRGSKDSQLR from the coding sequence ATGGCAGGCGGATGGGCGCGTGATGGCGCCGTTCAGGACCAGATCGACGATACCGTGTCCGACGCGGTCAGTGCCGCGCGTGCCCGCCTTCCCTCTGGCGAAAGCGAGCAATGGTGCGTCGAATGCGGCGAGGAAATACCCGAGAAACGGCGCGCCGCCCTGCCAGGCGTGAAGCGCTGCGTCTCGTGCCAATCGGGGGTCGACAGCACTGCCCGCAGCTCCGGCATCAATCGCCGCGGCAGCAAGGATAGCCAGCTGCGCTGA
- a CDS encoding argininosuccinate synthase, with protein MSASAHADVKKVVLAYSGGLDTSVILKWLQVEYGCEVVTFTADLGQGEELEPARAKAKLMGIPDEHIFIDDLREEFVRDFVFPMMRANARYEGDYLLGTSIARPLISKRLIEIARETGADAIAHGATGKGNDQVRFELSAYALDPNVKVIAPWREWDLTSRTALIDFAEKHQIQVPKDKRGESPFSTDANLLHTSSEGKVLEDPWEETPDYVYSRTNNPEDAPDAPEYITIDFEKGDGVALNGEAMSPATLLAALNDLGKKHGIGRLDLVENRFVGMKSRGMYETPGGEIYARAHRGIEQITLDRGAAHLKDELMPKYAELIYNGFWFAPEREMLQAAIDHSQEKVGGTVRLKLYKGNASVVGRKSANSLYSEAHVTFEDDAGAYDQADAAGFIKLNALRLRLLAQRDRG; from the coding sequence ATGTCCGCATCCGCTCACGCAGACGTGAAGAAAGTCGTCCTCGCCTATTCCGGAGGGCTCGACACCAGCGTGATCCTCAAGTGGCTGCAGGTGGAATACGGCTGCGAGGTCGTCACCTTCACGGCCGATCTGGGCCAGGGAGAGGAGCTGGAGCCTGCTCGCGCCAAGGCCAAGCTCATGGGCATCCCCGACGAGCACATATTCATCGACGACCTGCGCGAGGAATTCGTGCGCGACTTCGTTTTCCCGATGATGCGCGCCAATGCCCGCTACGAAGGCGATTACCTGCTCGGCACTTCCATTGCGCGCCCGCTCATCTCGAAGCGCCTGATCGAGATCGCGCGCGAGACCGGCGCGGACGCGATCGCCCATGGCGCGACCGGCAAAGGCAACGACCAGGTGCGCTTCGAACTGTCGGCCTATGCACTCGACCCGAACGTCAAAGTCATTGCCCCGTGGCGCGAGTGGGATCTGACCAGCCGCACCGCGCTCATCGATTTCGCCGAAAAGCACCAGATTCAGGTTCCCAAGGACAAGCGCGGCGAAAGCCCCTTCTCGACCGATGCCAACCTTCTCCACACCTCGTCCGAAGGCAAGGTGCTGGAAGACCCGTGGGAGGAGACGCCCGACTACGTGTATTCGCGGACCAACAATCCCGAAGATGCGCCGGATGCTCCCGAGTACATCACCATCGATTTCGAAAAGGGCGATGGCGTTGCCCTTAATGGCGAAGCGATGAGCCCGGCCACGCTCCTCGCAGCGCTGAACGACCTGGGCAAGAAGCACGGCATCGGACGGCTCGACCTGGTCGAGAACCGTTTCGTCGGTATGAAGAGCCGCGGCATGTACGAAACCCCGGGCGGCGAGATCTATGCCCGCGCCCACCGCGGGATCGAACAGATCACGCTCGATCGCGGCGCAGCACACCTCAAGGACGAGCTGATGCCGAAGTATGCCGAGCTCATCTACAACGGGTTCTGGTTCGCGCCCGAGCGAGAGATGCTGCAGGCGGCGATCGACCACAGCCAGGAGAAGGTCGGCGGCACGGTCCGGCTCAAGCTCTACAAGGGCAACGCCAGCGTTGTCGGCCGCAAGTCTGCCAACTCCCTCTATTCCGAAGCGCACGTCACTTTCGAGGACGATGCGGGCGCCTACGATCAGGCCGATGCGGCGGGCTTCATCAAGCTCAACGCGCTGCGCCTGCGGCTGCTCGCCCAGCGCGATCGGGGCTGA
- a CDS encoding septal ring lytic transglycosylase RlpA family protein, giving the protein MTRGTIQAVLARPLRAAFMAAALLLPANAATPALADEGDATELSVAKSFDHLAVPKARPQVSAGAVDITSIEVPVEPEAQGKPLGGGVASYYGRKFHGRPTASGQRFDMNAMTAAHRTLPFGSQVRVTNPATGRSVVVTINDRGPFHGNRVIDVSRAAATELGLIARGHGSVELELLS; this is encoded by the coding sequence ATGACGCGAGGGACCATCCAAGCCGTTCTGGCACGCCCGCTGCGAGCCGCCTTCATGGCTGCTGCGCTGCTCCTGCCTGCCAACGCCGCCACTCCGGCGCTCGCCGACGAAGGCGACGCGACCGAGCTGTCGGTAGCAAAAAGCTTCGACCATCTGGCCGTGCCCAAGGCCCGCCCGCAGGTCAGCGCCGGCGCGGTCGACATCACCTCGATCGAGGTTCCGGTCGAACCCGAAGCCCAGGGCAAGCCGCTGGGCGGAGGCGTCGCCTCCTACTACGGGCGCAAGTTCCACGGCCGCCCGACCGCGAGCGGCCAGCGCTTCGACATGAACGCCATGACCGCCGCGCACCGAACCCTGCCCTTCGGCAGCCAGGTCCGCGTGACCAATCCGGCGACCGGCCGCAGCGTCGTCGTCACGATCAACGATCGCGGCCCGTTCCACGGCAACCGCGTGATCGATGTGAGCCGCGCCGCAGCGACCGAACTCGGCCTGATCGCCCGCGGCCACGGCTCGGTAGAGCTCGAACTCCTTTCCTGA
- the dgt gene encoding dGTP triphosphohydrolase gives MSREQSFWSTERLSPGKPDEKGTDGDRAHRSAFEHDHDRILFSTPVRRLSDKTQVFPLEKNDGVRTRLTHSHEVSNLSRSIGARIKRRNAASFDGQDFEKVVAPILGAIGLAHDLGNPPFGHQGEAAISRWFEQRKGWIFDRESDAESSGAIEPVTTDCKAEFTSFDGNPQSIRLLTRLQTSFGKVGLDLTAATIAASLKYPVSAANMNKDDPIAKKFGFFASEADIIHWAWEQTGLSEGQRHPLTWLMEAADDIAYSVLDVEDAMKKGIISPNDLINVLQADGNHTVLSDKILADFQKADQSNRPPSIIRDIKIGYARSHLIANLIEHATDAYLAKEAEILALTPILPLMDSSELCDCLKGIAFEYAFGNTEVLQVEAIGRRSVEELMSHFWTAIHVRKDPTKIDSKRSDAFSRYVYSLISSNYIEAATDLAQAGSEGCAQRLRYRELRLLTDMISGMTDSFAMNIAKEIATVE, from the coding sequence ATGAGCAGAGAACAGAGTTTTTGGTCCACGGAGAGGCTGTCTCCAGGAAAACCTGACGAAAAGGGCACCGATGGAGACCGGGCACACCGATCCGCCTTCGAGCACGATCACGATCGCATTCTGTTCTCCACTCCTGTCAGGCGCTTATCTGACAAGACTCAAGTCTTTCCGCTCGAGAAGAACGATGGCGTAAGAACGAGGCTCACGCATTCTCACGAAGTTTCCAACCTGTCTCGGTCGATTGGGGCGCGGATCAAGCGTAGAAACGCCGCTTCTTTTGACGGCCAAGATTTTGAGAAGGTGGTAGCGCCCATCTTGGGCGCTATCGGATTGGCTCATGACCTGGGAAATCCACCGTTCGGGCATCAAGGAGAGGCGGCAATCTCTCGCTGGTTCGAACAAAGGAAAGGCTGGATTTTTGATAGAGAGTCCGACGCAGAGAGCAGCGGGGCGATTGAGCCGGTCACAACCGATTGCAAAGCAGAGTTCACGTCATTCGACGGCAACCCTCAGTCGATCCGGCTGCTAACCCGCCTACAAACCTCTTTTGGTAAAGTCGGACTTGATTTGACTGCGGCAACTATTGCCGCATCATTGAAGTATCCGGTCAGCGCAGCAAACATGAACAAGGATGATCCGATTGCAAAGAAGTTTGGCTTCTTTGCTTCGGAAGCCGACATCATTCATTGGGCATGGGAGCAAACAGGTCTGAGTGAGGGACAGCGGCACCCATTGACTTGGTTAATGGAGGCAGCCGATGATATTGCCTACAGTGTGCTTGATGTCGAAGACGCGATGAAAAAGGGCATCATTTCGCCAAATGACTTAATCAATGTCCTACAGGCAGATGGAAATCATACCGTTCTTTCCGACAAGATTCTGGCCGATTTTCAGAAGGCCGATCAATCCAACCGACCTCCATCAATCATCCGCGACATAAAAATCGGCTACGCCCGGTCACACTTGATTGCCAATCTCATTGAACATGCGACCGACGCGTATTTGGCTAAGGAAGCGGAGATACTGGCTCTCACGCCGATACTGCCCCTCATGGATTCCAGCGAACTTTGCGACTGTCTCAAAGGAATCGCATTTGAATATGCTTTTGGGAACACTGAGGTTCTGCAAGTCGAGGCAATTGGAAGACGTTCCGTCGAAGAGCTAATGTCTCACTTTTGGACAGCGATTCATGTCCGCAAGGATCCGACAAAGATCGACTCCAAGCGGAGCGATGCCTTTTCCAGATATGTGTACAGTCTGATCAGTTCAAATTATATTGAAGCCGCAACTGACTTGGCTCAGGCTGGCAGTGAGGGTTGCGCTCAAAGGCTGAGGTATCGAGAACTGCGCCTGCTCACGGATATGATTTCTGGAATGACTGACAGTTTTGCTATGAATATCGCCAAAGAAATCGCGACTGTAGAATGA